The Candidatus Campbellbacteria bacterium region TTTAATCTGTGCTATACGGCGTATATCCAAACGGACAGAAGAAAAGAACTTTAACGCCTTACCACCTGGCGTTGTTTCAGGACTTCCAAAACCCATTGACCCTATATTCATCCTTATCTGGTTTATGAAAATAATAACCGTCTTTGACCTTGAAACAATAGCAGTCAACTTCCTTAACGCCTTCGCCATCAACCTCGCCTGCAAACCAATCTGCATACTATCCATATCACCCTCAATCTCAGCCTTCGGAGTCAGTGCCGCAACAGAGTCAACAACAATAACATCAACACCACCCGACCTAACCAAACTATCAGTTATATCAAGCGCCTCCTCACCAGTGCTTGGTTGAGTAAACAAAAGTTCCTCCAAATTAACACCAATCTTTTTTGAATACTTTGTATCAAGCGCATGCTCAGCATCAACAAACGCCGCAACACCACCCTGCTTCTGCGCCTCCGCAATAGTATGAAGTGCAAGCGTAGTCTTTCCTGATGACTCAGGTCCATATATCTCAATTATCCTTCCTCTCGGAATACCACCAACACCCAAAACAGCATTCAAACCGATAGACCCCGTAGGAATAACTTCTATATCCAACTTCGGTCTCTCAGACAAAGTCATTATCGCATCCTCACCAAACTTTGTTTTTATTTCATCTATAGTATCAGAAATATTTTTTTTAGACACGCCACCACCAACACCGACACTTTTCTTTTTACCACCCTTACTCTTACTCTTTTTAAGCATATACCTTACTCTATTATATTTATTACTATTCTACAACAATAATCTCAATCGCCTCATTCCTAACCCTCCCATCTGGAGAAGTCGCCTTAAGATTAATAACATTATAACCGACAGGAAAGGCAATCCTTTCACGAAACTCCATCTCAGGTGTTATGAAAATCGCCCTCCCATTAAGCAGAATCTCACTTGTAAATGAAACATCACCCTCAACAACAACAGGCGAAACAACCTCCGCTCCACGCACAGGACTCTCAACATTAATCACAGGACCCGCCCTAAAAACACGAGAATTCCAAAGCAAATACGCCACTATCAAAATCGCAAGTATTAGCGAAAACAGAATACCACCCGCCCTCCTTTTTGTCCTTACCATATAGGCGTTATTTTACACCATATTACGAAAAATAGGGAGAAATGAAAGACCACCCAATCCCAGCTCCTTAAATATATTGATTTTTTGTATATCATATGATATAAATATTAGTAGGCATCAGACTGTTGTGGAGCCCCAAGCTTATGCCGGGTAAGTGTCGTTTTTTCGGCACCGAAACAACAGCAGCTTAGAAAAAGATCCGTAGGGGTCTTTTTTGTTTGTAAGTATTTACTTAGTGGACCTAATTCTTCTTGGATATTCCCAAACATCTAATATTTTTGGTTTTATATAATTCTTATAAAGTCCTACAGAACCATTGTATTCATATTTTGTAAAAACTATATTAGCAATCAAGTCTGCCAATTGAATGCCATAGCATTTCTTAGAATTTTTATATTTTACTAAGATACTTTCACAACAATGATTATCATTGTGTATTGATTCAACATTAATATATTCCTCCAACGAATATTTTGATCCAGTTTTTAGGTTTCTATTATCAATACAAACCTCAACTGATTTTGTTGATATTTTTCTTGTGATTTTTTCTTGGAATAATCTATTAAGGGTATAGTTAAAAGCCAACTCTTTAATACTATCTGAGTTTATATATTTTTCTTTATAATATTGTGCTGCAGTATCAATAATGCCAAGCCAAATGTTAAAATCTATTCCTTTACTATCTATCTCACTCAATATTCTCTTTTTCAGGGCATAATTCATATCAGATCCTTTTATCTCCCCCAAGGTTTTTAAAGTAGAATTATTCTTTATAACCTTCTTTGCTAAATTTTTCCAGCTTTTATAATGTCTTCTTGAAGAAAAATAAATAACTGGAAATACAAAATATCTGCCACCCCTTCCTAAATTTCCACTTTCATCAATATAAAGCCTCTCTATTTCCATATCGCCTTATTTTACACCATATTACGAAAAATAGGGAGAAATGAAAGACCACCCCCTACTCCTTATCAGCCAAAATCTCCCTCGGCTTTGACCCCTGCTGAGGCCCTATAACCCCCCTATCCTCCAACATATCCATCAACCTCGCAGCCCGCGAATAACCAACCTTAAGCCGCCTTTGCAAAAGAGAAGTAGAAGCCTTTCCCGCACTTACAACAACCTCCCTCGCATCATTATACAAATCATCCTCATCATCACCCCCACCATCACCAAAACCACCAAGACCAGCACCACCACCACCACCACCACTACCACCACCCTCAACATCATCAGCAACCATTATATCGCTTATAGCCGCATCATTATTCTTCACTATATTACTCACAACACTCTTAACCTCCGCCTCCCTCACATACGCCGCCTGCAACCTCTCCGACTTCGCCATCTCACCAGATATAAAAAGCAAATCACCAGCACCCAACAACTTCTCAGCACCAGCACTATCAATAATAGTCCGCGAATCTATCTGCGAAGAAACCTGCAACGCAATCCTTGACGGAATATTAGCCTTTATCAACCCAGTTATAACATTTACAGAAGGCCTTTGCGTAGAAAGTATTATATGTATCCCAACCGCCCTACTCATCTGCGCCAAACGGACAATAGCACCCTCAAGCTCCCTCGGATACGCCTGCATAAGATCCGCCAACTCATCCACCACCACAACCACATACGGCAAAATCTTACCCCTCTTAGAAGAATTATAAGAAGCAATATCCCTCGCCTTAGCACTCTGCAAAACATCATACCTCCTCTCCATCTCCTTTGTCGCCCAAATCAAAGAAGCAACCGCCTTCTTAGGAGAAGTAATAACATCAGTAAGCAAATGAGGAATACCATCATACAAAGTAAGCTCAACCCTCTTAGGATCAACCAAAATAAACCTAAGCTCCTTCGGCGAATGCCTATACAACAAAGAAAGCAATATATTATGTATAACAACCGACTTCCCAGACCCAGTAGTCCCCGCCACCAATATATGAGGCATCTTCGCCACACTAACAATCTTAGTCCCACCCTCAATATCCTTACCCACAACTATAGGCAAAGGATCACCAAACGCCTTAAACTTCTCAGAAGCAATCATAGAACCAAGCCCAACAGTCGCCTTCTTCGTATTTGGCACCTCAATACCAACCAAAGACCTACCAGGAATAGGCGCCTCAATACGGACAGGATGAGCCGCCAAAGTCAGCTCCAAATTATTCTGCAACGCCAAAATTTTTGAAAGACGAACCCCCTCAGCAGGCTTCAACGCAAACCTTGTAATAGACGGACCCACAGAAACCTCCTCAACATCAATATCAATACCAAAATTATCAAAAGTCCTCACCAAAGTATTCGCCTGCGCCTTAATATCACCACCAGACGAAGCACCCTTATCAGTCTTAAGCAAAGACAAAGGAGGGAAATTATACGGCGCATCCGAAACCTCAATCTCAGACAAAACAGGAGTCCTCACAGGCGCACCACCACCACCATCACCATCACCAGCACCCTCTTCCTCCTCATCACCCTCCTCATCACCCTCCTCAACATCATCCTCCTCATCCTCACCTTCCTCCTCATCACCCTCACCCTCAACATCCTCCTCCTCACCCTCACCCAACTCCTCACCATCTTCCTCATCCTCATCCTCATCACCATCACCACCAATAACCTTAAAATCCTCCGCCCTCTCCTTCTTATTCTTCCAATCAGTAACATACGCAGCAAGCGTAGGATAAAGCATAACAATAAAACCAGTAATAAAAACAACCAACAAAATAGGCAACGCAAAATAAAGTTCAAACAAATACACCAACAAGTTTGCAATACCACCACCAACAACACCACCAACAAAAGGACCAACCAAAAGCGAAAGCAAACCTATAAAAGAAACAAACGCAACCACACCACCAACAACACAACGAACTGAAAAAAACTTTGAAGTCTCCTGCTTAGCAATAACATAAATAAAAAACGCAATTATAAAAACCAAAACCCAATAACCCTTACCAAACGCACTATCAAGAAAAGAAAAAGAAAACTCACCAACAGGACCCGCCCTACCAAACGCAGCCAAAACCAAAAAAATTAAAACAAGAGTAAGAACAATAGAACTAATAACCGCCCTCTCAGCATCAGAAAGAGAATTAATAGATTGTTTAATCAAATTACAACAACCACCACAAAACCTACACACAAAACCCACCAACCCAGAACCAGATTTATTGGTATTTTTCCTTGACCGTCTCATATATACTATAAAAATTATGATAACACGAAAATGGCGATATATTGTGTATATAGTCAATAAATAAAGGTATTTTCCACAACCACAAGACAAACCGAACTATATATGCTATAAAATAACACTAAGGGTACTCATACTCATTTTTTTATGGGTTTGCGTTCCCATCCTTAGAGTTATGTTTTTTAAATATAAAACTAAGGAAGACTTGATTAGTAGTTGTGTTTTGAAAATTTATTTTCAAAAAAAATAAATTTTTATTTCACATCTTAAAACTTAACAAGTAACAGTCATAATCGATTATGAATATTACAACAAGTAAAGAAATGAAGCGGATAGTTTTAGGAGCTGTTCTTTCTTTTGTGCTCGTTGCATCACTTTTTGCGGTTGCGCCAGTCGCACACGCGCAAAGTGAAGCAGAGCTTCAAAAACAAATAGCAGACCTTCTTAAGCAAATTCAAAGTTTGCAAGGTCAGCTTGGTCAGAGCGGTTCAGGTCCGGTTGCGTCTTCTTCTTCGGTGTGTCCAAACACTTGGACTCGCAACCTAACTTTTGGTTCCGTAGGTGAAGATGTAAGAAAACTACAACAGTTCTTAAATGATGACCCCGACACGAGAGTTGCAACAACAGGAGTTGGTTCAGCAGGAAGTGAAACCACTTTCTACGGATCACTCTTAACAAGTGCAGTCACTCGTTTTCAGGAAAAATACGCAAGCAGCGTATTGACACCTATAGGGCTCACACAAGGAACTGGAGGCTTCTACACAAGAACCAGAGATCACGCAAACTCACTTTGCTCAACAACAGTTGAAAGAAGTGGTAGTAGAAGGAGCATAGACACCGAAAGTGTCACTCCATCAGCTGACTCTGTAAGGGTTACCGAGGGTAACCACCCAACAAACGGTATAGCAGTCCAAGGCGCACTTCGTGTTCCTTTCACTGTCTTCTCACTAACAGCGCCAAGATCCGGAAGTGTGCGCATAAATGGTGTTAAAGTCCGAAGAGTTGGATTGTCAGATGACGACAGCTTTAACGGCCTCGTCCTTCTTGACGAAGACGGACTCCAAATTGGAAATGACAGGAGATTAAACTCCCGTTCAGAAGCAACTGTTGGAGGACGATTAGATATTCGCCGTGGCGAGACAAGAACATTTGTCGTCGCAGCAAATATCACCACACCTACTGGTAATGACAATATCGGAGGTGAAATCGCAGCATTTGAAGTCATTGACATAGTCACAGACGCAGATGTTGACGGAAGATTACCAATCAGAGGTGCATCACACACCCTGAACGACACAATTGAGCTTCCTACACTTGATGTTTCAGAAAACTCAGGTGATTCGGGAGAACATGAGATAGGTGATGAAGTTACCGCACTTTC contains the following coding sequences:
- the recA gene encoding recombinase RecA, translating into MLKKSKSKGGKKKSVGVGGGVSKKNISDTIDEIKTKFGEDAIMTLSERPKLDIEVIPTGSIGLNAVLGVGGIPRGRIIEIYGPESSGKTTLALHTIAEAQKQGGVAAFVDAEHALDTKYSKKIGVNLEELLFTQPSTGEEALDITDSLVRSGGVDVIVVDSVAALTPKAEIEGDMDSMQIGLQARLMAKALRKLTAIVSRSKTVIIFINQIRMNIGSMGFGSPETTPGGKALKFFSSVRLDIRRIAQIKKGDEVMGGRVRVKVVKNKVAPPHRLAEFDLLYNEGITKEGELLALGEKYKIITKGKVGSYAYGKKKLGRGYDAARKCLSEDKKLADEIRKKVEDKLGMVE
- a CDS encoding DUF3800 domain-containing protein, which codes for MEIERLYIDESGNLGRGGRYFVFPVIYFSSRRHYKSWKNLAKKVIKNNSTLKTLGEIKGSDMNYALKKRILSEIDSKGIDFNIWLGIIDTAAQYYKEKYINSDSIKELAFNYTLNRLFQEKITRKISTKSVEVCIDNRNLKTGSKYSLEEYINVESIHNDNHCCESILVKYKNSKKCYGIQLADLIANIVFTKYEYNGSVGLYKNYIKPKILDVWEYPRRIRSTK
- a CDS encoding DNA translocase FtsK, with protein sequence MRRSRKNTNKSGSGLVGFVCRFCGGCCNLIKQSINSLSDAERAVISSIVLTLVLIFLVLAAFGRAGPVGEFSFSFLDSAFGKGYWVLVFIIAFFIYVIAKQETSKFFSVRCVVGGVVAFVSFIGLLSLLVGPFVGGVVGGGIANLLVYLFELYFALPILLVVFITGFIVMLYPTLAAYVTDWKNKKERAEDFKVIGGDGDEDEDEEDGEELGEGEEEDVEGEGDEEEGEDEEDDVEEGDEEGDEEEEGAGDGDGGGGAPVRTPVLSEIEVSDAPYNFPPLSLLKTDKGASSGGDIKAQANTLVRTFDNFGIDIDVEEVSVGPSITRFALKPAEGVRLSKILALQNNLELTLAAHPVRIEAPIPGRSLVGIEVPNTKKATVGLGSMIASEKFKAFGDPLPIVVGKDIEGGTKIVSVAKMPHILVAGTTGSGKSVVIHNILLSLLYRHSPKELRFILVDPKRVELTLYDGIPHLLTDVITSPKKAVASLIWATKEMERRYDVLQSAKARDIASYNSSKRGKILPYVVVVVDELADLMQAYPRELEGAIVRLAQMSRAVGIHIILSTQRPSVNVITGLIKANIPSRIALQVSSQIDSRTIIDSAGAEKLLGAGDLLFISGEMAKSERLQAAYVREAEVKSVVSNIVKNNDAAISDIMVADDVEGGGSGGGGGGAGLGGFGDGGGDDEDDLYNDAREVVVSAGKASTSLLQRRLKVGYSRAARLMDMLEDRGVIGPQQGSKPREILADKE